A window of the Butyricimonas faecalis genome harbors these coding sequences:
- a CDS encoding diacylglycerol/lipid kinase family protein yields the protein MVHYRILFIVNPISGFGLGWEIPYRIRRIAAYKHIEYNIRFTEYAGHAKEIVEQAKQQNYTHIIAAGGDGTVNEIGTALINTGIAFGVISLGSGNGFARHLGFSQMMNKALKQVLKSETTNIDVVEINGHYSLNVSGFGFDAEVAHFFSTMKIRGIFSYIYSIVHMWFRYPGKRYVFHINGKTWEEDCFVLSVANSSQYGNNASIAPKASLRDGLVDVCILKRPKYYQIPRFLYCFMNSKIARLPYFSEIQCEEAILEGDLNKAHIDGDPYTLESPVKVKVLPGVLKVIAPKLSRKKKSRTV from the coding sequence ATGGTTCATTATCGAATATTGTTTATCGTGAATCCAATATCGGGATTCGGTTTGGGCTGGGAGATTCCTTACCGGATAAGGCGTATTGCGGCATACAAACACATCGAGTACAATATACGTTTCACGGAATATGCCGGGCACGCGAAAGAGATTGTGGAGCAGGCCAAGCAGCAGAATTACACGCATATTATCGCGGCAGGTGGGGATGGTACGGTAAATGAAATCGGTACTGCCTTGATAAATACGGGAATTGCTTTCGGCGTGATTTCTTTGGGGAGCGGTAATGGCTTTGCCCGTCATTTGGGCTTTTCCCAGATGATGAATAAAGCGTTGAAACAGGTTTTGAAAAGCGAGACTACGAATATTGATGTCGTTGAAATTAATGGACATTACTCGTTGAATGTGAGTGGTTTCGGGTTTGATGCTGAGGTGGCACACTTTTTTAGTACCATGAAGATCCGGGGTATATTTTCTTATATCTATTCAATTGTACATATGTGGTTTCGTTATCCCGGCAAGCGTTACGTGTTCCATATAAACGGGAAAACATGGGAGGAGGATTGTTTTGTATTGAGTGTTGCCAACAGTTCCCAGTATGGGAATAATGCTTCGATTGCACCCAAAGCTTCGTTGCGGGACGGATTGGTTGATGTTTGTATTCTGAAGCGGCCTAAATATTATCAAATACCCCGTTTCCTTTATTGTTTTATGAACTCTAAGATCGCCCGGCTTCCTTATTTTAGCGAGATCCAATGCGAGGAGGCCATTTTGGAAGGAGACTTGAATAAGGCTCATATTGATGGTGATCCATATACTTTGGAGTCGCCGGTAAAGGTAAAAGTACTCCCTGGAGTGTTGAAAGTGATTGCTCCCAAATTGTCCAGGAAGAAAAAGAGTAGGACGGTTTGA